The Mercurialis annua linkage group LG2, ddMerAnnu1.2, whole genome shotgun sequence genome contains a region encoding:
- the LOC126670565 gene encoding zinc finger protein CONSTANS-LIKE 5, with amino-acid sequence MGIELQSLKSLTGGWTAAARRCDSCKTAAAAAFCRADSAFLCLSCDTKIHSANKLVSRHERVWLCEVCEQAPAAVTCKADAAALCITCDADIHSANPLSRRHERVPVEPFYDSAESLVKLSSPFNFLVPEESNNTQNIMEDVSWLLPNPNNINNSKDVMENHHEMKLGHGGGGDLFFAEIDPFLDMDFHQDSVVPVQISKPPAAPSIPVVNKDICFDIDFCRSKLSSFNYPTQSLSQSVSSSSLDVGVVPDGNSLSEISYPFGRNMNNSDQISGTNTNRTGGIDREARVLRYREKRKNRKFEKTIRYASRKAYAETRPRIKGRFAKRTETETDMDRFYSSATSAVSYLADAQYGVVPSFLR; translated from the exons ATGGGTATTGAATTACAGTCCTTAAAGAGCTTAACCGGCGGCTGGACAGCGGCGGCGCGACGCTGCGACTCATGCAAAACGGCGGCAGCGGCAGCGTTTTGCAGAGCTGACTCAGCTTTTCTTTGTCTGAGCTGCGACACCAAGATTCATTCTGCTAACAAACTTGTGTCTAGACACGAACGTGTCTGGCTATGTGAAGTATGTGAACAAGCTCCGGCTGCTGTTACGTGTAAAGCCGACGCGGCGGCTCTTTGTATCACCTGCGACGCTGATATTCACTCTGCTAATCCGCTTTCCCGGCGACACGAGCGTGTTCCGGTGGAGCCGTTTTATGATTCTGCTGAGTCACTCGTTAAATTATCTTCGCCGTTTAATTTCTTGGTTCCTGAGGAAAGTAATAATACTCAGAATATTATGGAGGACGTTTCTTGGCTTTTGCCTAATCCGAATAATATTAACAATTCGAAAGATGTAATGGAGAATCACCATGAAATGAAATTAGGCCACGGCGGCGGCGGGGATTTGTTTTTTGCTGAGATTGATCCGTTTCTTGATATGGATTTTCACCAGGATAGCGTTGTTCCGGTACAGATTAGTAAACCACCGGCTGCTCCGTCGATTCCGGTCGTTAACAAAGATATTTGTTTCGACATAGATTTCTGTAGATCAAAGCTTTCGTCTTTCAACTACCCAACTCAATCTCTCAGTCAAAGT gtttcttcttcttcacttgACGTCGGAGTTGTGCCGGATGGGAATTCTCTATCAGAAATTTCCTACCCATTTGGCAGGAACATGAATAATTCCGATCAGATATCCGGTACGAACACAAATCGGACGGGTGGGATTGATCGTGAAGCTAGAGTATTGAGGTacagagagaaaagaaagaatCGGAAATTCGAGAAAACTATTCGTTATGCCTCTCGCAAAGCATATGCCGAAACACGGCCGAGAATTAAAGGTCGATTCGCCAAACGAACCGAAACCGAAACGGATATGGACCGGTTTTATAGTTCCGCTACCTCTGCTGTTTCGTACCTCGCCGACGCCCAATACGGCGTCGTACCATCATTTTTGAGATAA